The proteins below come from a single Mycobacterium parmense genomic window:
- the eccB gene encoding type VII secretion protein EccB, whose amino-acid sequence MHSQPAWLYLSGYRFLLRRLECALLGGDFVACGARLRAQAISLTVGSVVAAVALAGCALLGLLRPHPALDRAQIVIGERSGALYVRVGDTWHPVPNLASARLVAATAGDPLKVREADLANVKRGPLLGIPGAPSFVGSPLPAEEAGWTVCDGPGGAATTVVVGGAGAASVGRLPTGQAVLAVPVSGSPTFLLYDGQRAVIDLADAAVVRALRLEGRAPRPVSSWLLSALPEAPPIAAPRIRRVLGEVPGAAGFPVGSVLRVSRADGDENYAVLPGGVQRIGQVAADLLRFADSRGTTNAIAVAPDVVRAAAVVDALPVAGYPDHAPTLVGDDGTLCVARDVADARAALLTASAPPVPAGQTPLTLAQADGRGPALDAVYLPPGRSAYVRGDGRDGTRYLVTDAGVRFAVRDDDAAHDLGLAEPIPAPWPVLAALPCGPELSRQRASVARDATGPDIAAP is encoded by the coding sequence CTGCACAGCCAGCCGGCATGGCTGTACCTCAGCGGTTATCGGTTCCTGCTCCGGCGCCTCGAGTGCGCGTTGCTGGGCGGTGACTTCGTCGCCTGCGGCGCCCGTTTGCGGGCACAGGCGATCTCCCTGACCGTCGGGTCGGTCGTGGCGGCCGTCGCGCTGGCGGGGTGCGCGTTGCTGGGTTTGCTGCGACCGCACCCGGCGCTGGACCGGGCGCAGATCGTGATCGGTGAGCGGTCCGGGGCGCTGTACGTGCGCGTGGGTGACACCTGGCACCCGGTGCCGAACCTGGCCTCGGCGCGGTTGGTGGCGGCGACGGCCGGCGATCCGCTCAAGGTCCGTGAGGCCGATCTCGCGAACGTCAAACGCGGGCCGCTGCTGGGCATTCCGGGCGCGCCGTCGTTCGTGGGCTCGCCGCTGCCCGCCGAAGAAGCGGGCTGGACCGTATGCGACGGCCCCGGCGGGGCGGCGACGACGGTCGTCGTCGGCGGCGCCGGGGCGGCGTCCGTCGGTCGACTGCCCACCGGCCAAGCCGTCCTGGCCGTCCCGGTCTCCGGTTCGCCGACCTTCCTGCTCTACGACGGGCAGCGCGCGGTGATCGATCTCGCCGACGCGGCGGTGGTGCGGGCGCTGCGGCTGGAGGGCCGCGCCCCTCGCCCCGTGTCGTCGTGGTTGCTGAGCGCCCTGCCCGAAGCGCCGCCGATCGCCGCACCGCGGATCCGGCGAGTTCTCGGTGAGGTTCCCGGTGCGGCGGGGTTCCCGGTGGGCAGCGTGTTGCGGGTGAGCCGCGCCGACGGTGACGAGAATTACGCGGTGCTGCCCGGCGGCGTCCAGCGGATCGGGCAGGTGGCCGCCGATCTCCTGCGTTTCGCCGATTCGCGGGGCACCACGAACGCCATCGCGGTGGCACCCGACGTCGTCCGTGCCGCCGCGGTCGTCGACGCGCTGCCGGTGGCCGGCTATCCCGACCACGCCCCGACGCTGGTGGGCGATGACGGCACGCTGTGCGTCGCGCGGGACGTGGCCGACGCGCGCGCCGCGCTGCTGACCGCGAGCGCGCCGCCGGTGCCGGCCGGTCAGACGCCGCTGACCCTGGCGCAAGCCGATGGACGCGGTCCGGCACTCGACGCGGTTTATCTGCCGCCGGGCCGCAGTGCCTACGTGCGGGGCGACGGCCGGGACGGCACGCGCTACCTGGTCACCGACGCCGGGGTGCGGTTCGCCGTGCGCGACGACGACGCCGCGCATGACCTCGGCCTCGCCGAGCCGATCCCCGCGCCCTGGCCCGTGCTGGCCGCCCTCCCGTGCGGACCGGAACTGAGCAGGCAGCGCGCGTCAGTCGCGCGAGACGCCACCGGACCGGACATCGCCGCGCC
- a CDS encoding cutinase family protein, which translates to MISHRLRGLLGAGALAAATGLLASPGSAPIASADDCPDVEVIFARGTNEPPGLGRVGDAFVDSLRQQTNGLNILPYGVNYAASKLQLHGGDGANDTIDRVKKSVEKCPSTKIVLGGYSQGASVMDIVAGVPIGGINWGSSLPPQYASNIAAVVTFGDVADRAGGTLPSQSALLGSKALDLCNPNDPICHAGPGNEWSGHTEGYVPVYTTQAAAFVASKLLGAGQQVPGYGPQLPGPQSPGYGPQSPVNGQLPPSIHGNVPGPSSPEDSIPPSPQAPLV; encoded by the coding sequence GTGATCAGTCACCGCTTACGTGGCCTGCTCGGTGCAGGCGCGCTGGCCGCCGCCACGGGCCTGCTGGCGAGCCCGGGATCCGCGCCGATCGCCTCCGCCGACGACTGCCCGGACGTCGAGGTCATCTTCGCCCGCGGCACCAACGAGCCCCCCGGCCTGGGCCGCGTCGGCGACGCCTTCGTCGACTCGCTGCGTCAGCAGACCAACGGATTGAACATCCTGCCGTACGGCGTGAACTACGCGGCCAGCAAGCTGCAGCTGCACGGCGGCGACGGCGCCAACGACACGATCGACCGCGTCAAGAAGAGCGTGGAGAAGTGCCCGAGCACCAAGATCGTGCTGGGCGGCTACTCCCAGGGCGCGTCGGTGATGGACATCGTGGCCGGTGTTCCCATCGGCGGCATCAACTGGGGCAGCTCGCTGCCGCCGCAGTATGCGAGCAACATCGCGGCCGTCGTCACCTTCGGCGACGTGGCCGACCGCGCCGGCGGCACGCTGCCCAGCCAGAGCGCGCTGCTGGGCTCCAAGGCGCTCGACCTGTGCAACCCCAACGACCCGATCTGTCATGCGGGCCCGGGCAACGAGTGGAGCGGCCACACCGAGGGCTACGTCCCCGTCTACACCACCCAGGCCGCGGCGTTCGTCGCATCCAAGCTGCTGGGCGCCGGCCAGCAGGTGCCTGGTTACGGGCCGCAGCTGCCGGGACCGCAGTCGCCCGGATACGGGCCGCAGTCGCCGGTCAACGGACAGCTGCCCCCCTCGATCCACGGAAACGTGCCGGGGCCGAGTTCGCCGGAAGACTCGATTCCGCCGTCACCGCAAGCCCCTCTCGTCTGA
- a CDS encoding cutinase family protein: MVAAFLALAALWVVVPRLIPHAWASCPGVQVVFARGTDEPPGVGRVGEAFVSALRQQTRRSVGVYGVNYPANKDFLAATNGANDASNQIQQMADNCPDTKLVLGGYSQGAAVVDIVTAAPLAGFGFRDPLPATAADHVAAVALFGNPSGRAGGLMSALSPNFAGKIIDLCNPGDPICSPGNLWAAHLGYVPTLTNQAASFVAARV; this comes from the coding sequence CTGGTCGCCGCGTTTCTTGCGCTGGCCGCTCTGTGGGTGGTGGTTCCTCGCCTGATCCCGCACGCCTGGGCGTCCTGCCCCGGCGTTCAAGTGGTGTTCGCCCGGGGCACCGACGAACCGCCCGGCGTTGGGCGGGTCGGGGAGGCCTTCGTGAGCGCGCTGCGCCAGCAGACCCGCAGAAGCGTCGGCGTGTACGGGGTCAACTACCCGGCCAATAAGGACTTCCTGGCCGCCACGAACGGCGCGAACGACGCCAGCAACCAGATCCAGCAGATGGCGGACAACTGCCCCGACACCAAGCTGGTGCTCGGCGGTTACTCGCAGGGCGCCGCCGTCGTCGACATCGTCACCGCCGCGCCGCTTGCCGGATTCGGCTTCCGCGACCCGCTGCCTGCCACGGCGGCCGATCACGTGGCCGCGGTCGCGCTGTTCGGGAACCCGTCCGGCCGGGCGGGTGGGTTGATGAGCGCCCTGAGCCCGAATTTCGCGGGCAAAATCATCGACCTGTGCAACCCCGGCGACCCGATCTGCTCGCCGGGCAATCTCTGGGCCGCGCACCTCGGTTATGTGCCCACGCTGACCAACCAGGCGGCGAGTTTCGTCGCCGCCAGGGTCTAG
- the truA gene encoding tRNA pseudouridine(38-40) synthase TruA, whose product MRPKPTSRMRPPRADDETVRLRLDIAYDGTGFAGWAAQAGQRTVAGVLDEALTTIFRTPVRLRAAGRTDAGVHATAQVAHADVPCAALPNAYPRSPRVGEAEFVPLLRRLGRFLPTDVRVLDIACAPDGFDARFSALRRHYRYRLSTAPYGVEPLQARFIAAWPRDLDLEAMTAASRDLLGLHDFAAFCRHRENATTIRDLQRFAWSRDGDLITAHVSADAFCWSMVRSLVGAVLAVGERRRPVSWCRELLTATDRSSDFAAAPAHGLTLVGVDYPPDDQLSARNLITRDLRTR is encoded by the coding sequence ATGAGGCCGAAGCCGACGAGCCGAATGAGGCCACCGAGAGCTGACGACGAGACCGTCCGTCTGCGGCTCGACATCGCCTATGACGGAACCGGTTTCGCGGGCTGGGCGGCGCAGGCCGGCCAGCGCACGGTCGCGGGCGTCCTCGATGAGGCGCTGACGACGATCTTCCGCACGCCGGTGCGCCTACGCGCGGCGGGCCGCACCGACGCCGGCGTTCATGCCACCGCGCAGGTGGCCCACGCCGATGTGCCGTGCGCGGCGCTGCCCAACGCGTACCCGCGCTCGCCGCGCGTCGGCGAAGCGGAGTTCGTGCCGTTGTTGCGTCGTCTCGGGCGCTTCCTGCCGACCGACGTCCGGGTCCTGGACATCGCTTGCGCCCCTGACGGTTTCGACGCACGGTTCTCGGCGCTGCGGCGCCACTACCGCTACCGGCTGTCGACGGCGCCCTACGGCGTGGAGCCGCTCCAGGCCCGCTTCATCGCTGCGTGGCCGCGCGACCTGGACCTGGAGGCGATGACGGCCGCGTCACGAGACCTGCTGGGGTTGCACGATTTCGCGGCGTTCTGCCGGCACCGGGAGAACGCCACCACCATTCGCGACCTGCAGCGGTTCGCCTGGTCGCGCGACGGCGACCTGATCACCGCGCACGTCAGCGCCGACGCGTTCTGCTGGTCGATGGTGCGCTCGCTCGTGGGTGCCGTGCTGGCCGTCGGCGAACGTCGGCGGCCGGTGTCGTGGTGCCGCGAATTACTCACCGCCACAGATCGATCCAGCGACTTCGCCGCCGCGCCCGCGCACGGGCTGACGCTGGTCGGCGTCGACTATCCGCCCGACGACCAGTTGAGCGCACGCAACCTGATCACCCGGGACCTGCGGACCCGCTAG
- the rplQ gene encoding 50S ribosomal protein L17 codes for MPKPTKGPRLGGSSSHQKALLANLATSLFEHGRIKTTEPKARALRPYAEKLITHAKKGTLHNRREVLKKIRDKDVVHALFDEIGPFYADRNGGYVRIIKVEARKGDNAPMAVIELVREKTVTSEADRARRASASQKRSESGSAPVAAAAAPQAAVEPEEAVGPTADEAAEPAETAEAETAAAETAEPNEAEADEPNEATES; via the coding sequence ATGCCCAAGCCCACCAAGGGCCCTCGCCTCGGCGGGTCGTCGTCGCACCAGAAGGCCCTTCTGGCCAACCTGGCCACGTCGCTGTTCGAGCACGGCCGGATCAAGACCACCGAGCCCAAGGCGCGGGCGCTGCGGCCGTATGCGGAGAAGCTGATCACGCATGCGAAGAAGGGCACGTTGCACAACCGCCGAGAGGTTCTGAAGAAGATCCGCGACAAGGACGTCGTGCACGCCCTGTTCGACGAGATCGGGCCGTTCTACGCCGACCGCAACGGCGGGTACGTCCGCATCATCAAGGTCGAGGCGCGCAAGGGCGACAACGCTCCCATGGCCGTCATCGAACTGGTGCGGGAGAAGACGGTGACGTCGGAGGCCGACCGGGCGCGGCGGGCGAGCGCTTCGCAGAAGCGGTCCGAGAGCGGGTCTGCACCCGTGGCCGCCGCGGCCGCCCCGCAGGCGGCCGTGGAGCCCGAGGAAGCGGTCGGCCCGACGGCCGACGAGGCCGCCGAACCGGCCGAGACCGCCGAAGCCGAGACCGCCGCGGCCGAGACCGCCGAGCCGAATGAGGCCGAAGCCGACGAGCCGAATGAGGCCACCGAGAGCTGA